In Aedes albopictus strain Foshan chromosome 3, AalbF5, whole genome shotgun sequence, the genomic window ttcaaaatgcagttacgcccttttgaaatgttggtgccgaaataggctttataataatataattTCTGATCTTGCCTGATTTGGAGCAGTGCTAAAAATGTCAttccgacatatctaaattcaaccacatccaatTCATttaagaagctcaacctgagaatatggtacatgaaaaatttgtgcggctagaccagttctacaataaagtcacggaaaaatagaTCTTTTCCGAATATTCAAGATAAATGTCATGGACTACTTTGGAAAAAcgccaatgatattcatggtgaatatcaattggcatttttcgaaggtagtccgtgacatttaccttaaacattcagaaaatagcgggttttccatgactttcttgtagaactggtctagccgcacacatttttcatataccatattctcaggttgagcttctaaaatgaactggatgtggttgaaattagatatgtcgaaatgacattttcagcactggaattactcaactttcggtactatgtcacttactcaattttggcttcccgcatcgaactctcaaagtttgGTTATTTTGCTATTCAGTCTCTGACAACAataataaagagagcgaatgaaagaggatgcaaaaaagaactcaaaagtgagtttaaaaatactcaaattggggttttcttgtttttcagtgtaggaggaatatctataggaatccttggatgaaccaCATTACTTTAGTTATTTCTCTCGGAATGCCTATTCCTGCataagttccttctgtgatttttcaaaacattcctccacaaattccccaTGAGTGTGCTGCtgcgttaaccgttatgtggccggcaaactttttgcataTTTCGACACCGTGTATTTTAAgcgggtgctgggtacccgggtaccctgccggccacataagggttaatgctTATTTTAATGTGTTTTAATGTTGAtgtgaatcctccaagaattcctccaaggattccttcaggaattcctcaaagaatgaatccaagaattcctctgggattatcTCAATAAATTCTTGCAGGGGTTTCTCCATTTATGCTTGGTGGAATTCATTTAGTAATCCCTGCtgtaatttttctatggattcctccagaaattcatccagagattattTTGCAAGGATTCGTTCAGATTTCCGCTTAGGGATTCTTCTCGCAATTTCTTCTCGTATTCTGACTGGAAATCCTCTTCAGGTTCCTTTTAGAATTTTTGTTGAAATTGCTCCTAGAATGCcgctgtaatttctccaggaattcgtggtgggaatcctccaagaagtcttgctgacattcctggagaatccctaagGGCAATAActctagaaataccttctggaaatATTTGAGAAGTCTCAGCAAGGATGTCCGGTAAAATTGTGGTacgagttcctgaaggaaacctagcAAGCAGGTAtgtattccgagaggaattcctataggaattcttgaagatatcacCAAAAGAATCATCGGAGCGATATCTGTACaacaaatccatggaggaatcctagcaaaaaattctagcagaattccattATACATTCCAAAAGGAGTTCCATagattttctagtgaaattcctcaagggagtcctcttgaagttcttccagaaattcctgctatgaTTCCCTTCAGATTTCGTCTAGAATTCCCCTTGGAATATATGCAGAAATTactgctgggattgcttcaagaattcctactagAACttgttcaagaattcttgctTAAATTTCTCTAGCATTTTCAGCAAGAATATCTCTTTTTGCTTTTGAgagccctccaggaattcttgggaaacccagaaaatttttggaggattcgaaatgtctagaggaatcccagcagcaatCCTGGAACAATCCAAGCAGTAGTTCCCAAAATAATCTCAAGAGGATGTCCAGCAGGAATATTACATTTCTAGTGAATTTCATGAATAAGATACagcaggaattgctagaggaatcctagcaagaattatTAGTGGTAATGCCAGaagatttcttggatgaatccttgccgaaacttctgaaagaatcccaaaatgaatttctgaaggaatgcttggaaaaatcagTGAAGAAACTaaaggagcaatttctgggggaatccatgAAGATACCTCTTGAGGTATCTGTctcaagaagaatttttgaatgaatcacaGTAGGTAATCCTAGATGATTTTCGTGATTAATATATGAAGTTATTCTTGGGGATATCGcaggaaatcacaggaggaattcctggagaaattattgcggAATCATAAGaggattctggaagaacttcttcttcacagaaaaaaatttttgaaggaatccttgaagggcatttctggaagtattccaagagaaatctttaTGGgagtcctcttggaatttctccacaaatgctgatggaattcctctaaaaaatcttgagagatttctccaagagttccaaaagaaatttctcatCAGATATGCCTACTAGAATTCATCTGAGAATTCTTGCTGGAGTTTCACAAGCATTttcagctgggatttctccagtaattgctctTGGGAGTCCTCAAATCAAGCTTCAGAGCGGTTTGTTGTACATACAGTAATAatgttacagtagacgttcgataagtgcaacatgtttacgtttcagttaccgaatgaaattcgctaactgcaacgactgacagccgtcaaacagttgtcaattgctgttggacgcagccagaatgcactcaaaaacatcgcaatgcagctgtagtgcatccgaaaaacatcgcaactctgttgacgttttatttttgacagataggggtgcgataactgcaaaattgttgctgtTGCGGATTACAGGCAATAGGCCCTTTGGATCTGCGTCGCATTGACACATGTCTTTTCAATGTCAATGTCAACGTTGACTTGTATGCCGAAGTGATAATAGCCGACGATAACAAAAAGCGAATCGATAGCACGTGAAGTCGTACGGCTAATGAAGAAGCCTAATCTTAATATTACTCGTTTCTATGCAATCttttattataataattattGAACAAAATCACATGAATTCTTAGTAGTTAGTTTCAGTAAGTTCAAGGTTTGTGGAATGTTAATTGTGCACTTATTTAGCTACTTAATCTATGATCATGCAACACACAAACAACACTTGAACATGTATCTAATCATTCTTAAAATTGCAGTTTAAAATCTATAGTTATTGCCTAAAGTGTCCCTAAACGCTAAATTATAAACTAAATTAGTACGGGATAGTAAGTACGGAGTAAATAGCCAATGATATACAGCTAATTTGACAATCTTGTTCATAGCTAGGTATCTAACCTCACAACTGCCTCATAAACCGATACTGGAAGGCTGATTGGATCAATCGGATAGTTTAGAAACTAATTTGTAAGTTGATTTCAGTTGATTGAATTGGATTGTTCTAAATAAAAGTTTTTTTCCAGTCGAGTTTACGGAAACACCGAACTACGGAACAGTTTTTTGTAACATCCTCGAAAATTACTGCATCCAATCAGGTTCCAGCCAGTAATGAGCAGTGCAGCGATGCAGTCTGTCAACCACTGCAAGGCATGCAATCGGCCGGACCATGCCGACGATATGGTTGCATGCGATATTTGTGGAACTTGGTTCCACTACACTTGTGCAGGAGTTCAAGCCTCTATCTGCAACAAGCCATGGCATTGCGGATATTGCTCCAGCCGGGACGACGGCACTAACAGCTCAGCGATTTCGGTCAGCTCCGGAAGCTCGAATGCCCGTTTGCAGTTGAGGCAGCTAGAAGAATCTAAGGCGCTGGAAGATCGCCTTCTACTGCAGCAAGCTGAACGCGAGCGAGCTTTTCTAGCCGAGAAGCATCAGCTGGAGGCTGAGATTCAGTCGGACAAGCAGCTTAGAGGCAGCACTTCTAGTTTTAGGAGCCGACACAGTGCTAGAAGCCGTCACAGTTACAGAAGCGAGGTAAGAGCGTGGATCAATGAATCGGTAGATACTCCAGCGAAGACGGTGGATCATCAACCAGGGGCGTCAACATCGACACCTATTGTTTCCACTGGGAACGTGGTTCTAGCGGTACCAGAACAACAAACGGTATCAGCTCCGCCGGTTTCTTCTCTCGATCATCCGATGGTAGCCCAGGGTCTTGGCAATCAACCTCCATTCGTGCACCCCAACGTTGGCCAGGTCACATCGATTCTCCCACCAAGTAATTTGCCGTCAGTCGTCGCACCCGTCGTGTCAGTAGCTAACAGAGACCCACCGAGAACAATGACAAACTGCACAACTATTCATCCTCCTGAGCAGTCGTGTTCAGTTCCGCTTAGCAACGTCGTCCACCAAGAACAGCAGAAACAACACCCACTGCATCGGCCTAACCGGCAACTTCCACCGACCGTTCTGTCAGGTCCGAAGCAGCCAGTGCTTTCAGGTTCGAATCCTTTGGGAAGTCACGTTTCTGCCCGTGTACGCTGTGGAAGTCAAGCTCAGCTGCCAGATGCTCAGCTACCCAGGATGCAGCACCAAATTCATCAACGGTTCCAGCCGTGTGGTCAACAAACTGGTCAGCCCTTTCCTCCAACACTGAACCAGAACGCCTCTTCGTTTCCAGCACAGTGGCCACGAAACGCAAGTGTGACTTTCGTCGACAACCAGCAGTATTTCCCAACTGCAAACCAGATTCCCGTTGTGCAACCGATCGGCGCTTCTCACCCGATAAATTTCTACCAACCGTCGTACCCTCGATGGTCAACAGAATCGGTGCCACTCCAGCAATCGAGTACGACTGTGGGAAATGTAGCAGGAACCTACGCATCGGAACCGCAACTCGATCCAGCAGGACATTCTAATCAGCAGACACTTTTTGGTCAAGCTTCGAGCTTCCACCGAGCACAGGCTGCAGAAGGCATATTGAGCGCACAGCAGTTGGCTGCACGACAAGTGGTATCACGTGAGTTGCCTAAATTTTCAGGTGATCCTCTTGAGTGGCCAATGTTTATAAACGCGTTTGAGTCCACGACGGCCATGTGTGGGATTCAACCAGACGAGAACCTGGCCAGGCTACAAAAAAGCTTGGTTGGCGCTGCTAGGGAGAAAGTCCAGAGCATACTAACTCTGCCGACGGCGATCCCAGAGATCATTGAAACTCTTCGCGACGAATGTGGCCGACCGGAACAGCTAGTTCATTGACTGCTGGTCAAAATTCGACACGCACCTCCGCCCAATGTCAACAAGCTTGAGACGCTAATCAGTTTCGGAAGGGAGGTCAGAAACCTGGTAACCTTCATTGACGGAGCGAATTTGCAAGACCACCTGTCGAACCCGATGCTGCTGTCAGAGTTGGTAGGGAAACTACCTCCTAGTCTTCGCCTTGAATGGGGTCTTCATACGCAAAGGGTACCGCAGGTCTCGCTGAGGGCCTTCAGTGATTACGTCACATCCATCAAAACTGCTGCGTGCAAAGTGTCGCTGCCTACTGATTCGCATGCGGACGAGAACCGAAGAAGTAAGAAGGAGAAAGGGGGGTTCATTAACGCGCACACCGTGGAGGAGAAGAGGAGCTCCCCGGTATCGAGCCCGAAAAAGGAATATCATCCAAAATCCGAATCGTATGTCCCTAAACCGTGCCCTGCGTGTAATAATAGTGACCATAAGCTCCGTACCTGCGATAAATTCATTGGCTTAGGTATGGAGCAAAGGAAGCGTCTCGTCGATCAGCTTAAACTATGCCAACGTTGCCTGGGAAGCCACGGAAAGTGGCCGTGCAGATCGAAGCAAATCTGTGAAACCAACGGATGTAAGGAACCTCATCATAGACTGCTCCATCCTGCGAACACCAAACCAAACAATGCTGAGCATGCAGGTTCGTCAGGAATTATCTCGGCTCACTGTTCTCGCCAAGCCGGCGTGTTATTCAAGGTGATTCCTGTCACCCTCTCCAGCAATGGCAAGTCCGTCTCAACCTTCGCATTCCTGGACGATGGATCGAATGTCACGCTGATGGAAGAAGCTATTGCTGATGAACTTGGGCTGAACGGGAATATCAGTTCGCTATGCATCCAGTGGACAGGGAGCGTTACCAGGAAGGAACCGTCATCTAGGCAAGTGGAGTTGCGCATTTCCGGTGTCAACGGTGGACCAGATTACGCCATATCAGGGGTCCAAACAATACCGCACCTGGACCTACCGCAACAAAGCCTGGATTATGCAGAACTCTCCAAACTATTTCCGCATTTGAAAGGTCTTCCTGTTCGAAGTTTTTCGAATGCAGTTCCTCGTATTCTCATAGGTCTGGATAACGCCACGCTGAAGTTAACGTTGGACAAACGCGAGAGGCGTAGCAGAGAACCGATAGCAGCCAAAACGCGACTTGGGTGGACAATATTCGGAGGTGGACACCGAGGAATGCCACATACCGATCACGTGATGTTACACATGTGCAACTGTAGCGCAGACGAGTCACTCCACAAGCTTGTTAACGACTACTTCGCAGTGGAGTCGCTCGGTGTGAACCCTTTGCCACCTTTAGAGTCTTCCGAAGATCAACGAGCTCGGCAGATTTTGATGCAGTCCACTAAGCGGACCGAGTCTGGCAGGTTCGAATGCGGCCTCCTATGGAAGAGCGACGATTTCGAGTTCCCTTCTAGCTACAGAATGGCTGAACGTCGCTTAATCTGTTTGGAaaagaaatttgccaaaaatcCAGCGCTGAAAATGAAGGTAGCAGAGCAGATCGACGAGTATCTGCAGCGCGGTTATGCTCATATTGCTACCGAGAACgagttacagcagtctgatccacGTCACGTCTGGTACCTTCCCCTAGGTATCGTCCAGAATCCTCGCAAACCTGAGAAACTTCGCATCGTGTGGGACGCAGCGGCCCGTGTAGGAGATGTGTCACTCAACTCCATGTTACTGGTCGGGCCAGATCTTCTAACCCCACTGCTCAAGGTCATCTGTGGATTTCGTCAACGGCAGTACGTTGCAGTTGGCGATGTCCGCCAAATGTTTCACCAACTGCTGGTCAAGGAAAGCGACCGCCAAGCCCAAAGATTCTTATTTCGAATCGATCCCGAGCAAGCGCCAACGGTGTACGTCATGGACGTCGTTATCTTCGGCGCATCGCGCTCCCCGTGTTTGGCGCAGCATGTTAAAAACACCAACGCCAAGGACTTTGAGGAAACGTTTCCAGAAGCGGCGGCGGCGATCATCAACTGTACATACGTTGACGACTTTCTGGACAGCAGAGACACGGTAGATGAAACTGTGCGGATCGTGAAAGAAGTGCGCTTGATCTTCGATAAAGCTGGATTCGAGATTCGCAACTGGCAGTCTAATTCTGATGAGGTACTTCGACGGGTCGGGGTCGACAGCAACGATACTGCAAAATGCTTTTCAGTTGAGAAGTCTACGGTTGCCGAACGTGTTTTGGGGATGACATGGGATCCCAAGGATGACATGTTCGAATTTGAAACCCAGTTCCGTGAAGATCTTCATCCGTTATTATCCGGAAGCATCGTCCCCACAAAAAGACAAGTTCTCCGGGTCGTGATGAGCCATTTTGACCCCATCGGGATCGTAGCTACGTATACAGTGCACGGAAAAATTTTGATTCAGGATGTTTGGAGATCCGGTGTTAGTTGGGACGATCCTGTGACGACAGATGTTTTTGAGAATTGGCAGCGATGGGTTCGATTGGCTCCGCATCTGAGACAGGTTCGAATTCCAAGGTGTTATTTCCCGAATTACCACCCGGACAGCTACGATTCTCTCGAACTTCATATCTTCGTTGATGCCAGCCTAATGGCATACTGTGCTGCAGCGTACTTCAGGATTTCCGACGAAGGTTCACCACGCTGTGCCCTAGTAGCCGCGAAGACGAAAGTTACACCTCTAAAACCTCAATCGGTTCCAAGAAACGAACTGTGCGCTGCGGTGATTGGAGTGAGACTTCTAAGGAGCATCCAGGAGAATCACTCCATACCAGTCCAGAAACGTTACATGTGGACTGATTCAACGACCGTTCTCGCTTGGTTAAGAGCGGATCCTCGGAAGTTCCGGCAATTCGTTGCTTTTCGGGTTGCTGAGATTCAGTCTGAAACAAGTGTCGATGAATGGCATTACGTCCCAACAAACCTGAATGTCGCTGACAAGGGTACCAAGTGGGGAAGCGGTCCCTGTTTTGACCCAGAAAGTCCGTGGTTCACGGGTCCAGCATTTCTTCATCGAGCGGGAAAGGAGTGGCCGCGTCAACCGGCCAAATACGCAGAGCCTCAGGAAGAGACTAAAGCTGTACAACACCACGTTGCAGTGTGCGACTCAACTAACGATTTCGGAAAGTTTTCTCGCTGGAAGGATCTAGTGAAGAATCTGAGCTACTTGCATCACTTCGTCCATCGCTGCCGAACTCCTCACCGAGAAACGACTGGCAGTAGGATTGCAGTTTTGGAGCAGCGAGATTACGTAGCAGCAGAGGCAAGTTTGTGGCGAGTTATACAAGGCGCAGAATACCCCGAAGAGGTATCCATCCTGCGTAAGAATTCTGAGATGCCCAGTTACGAACGCAAGCCGCTGAACAAGAGCAGCTGCATTCGAAAGTTGTCACCATTTCTAGATGACAAAGGTGTGTTGCGGATGAGTAGTCGGATCAATGAAGTTTCGCTGTATTACTCGGCAGAGTTCCAAAATCCGGTGATAGTTCCTCGGGGTCATCACGTTACTAAGCTGCTGATCCTTGAATACCATCAACGCTTCGGACACGCAAACGTCGATACTGTTGTCAACGAACTGCGCCAACGGTATTACATACCCAAGATTCGGTTTGAAGTGAAGAAGTTCGTGAAGCAATGTATGTGGTGCAAAGTCTACCGAGCAAAACCAGCCGaaccgaggatggctaacctacCACATCCTCGAGTAACACCTTTTGTTCGCCCGTTTACGTTTACTGGCTTGGACTATTTCGGGCCGTTGATTGTGAAGCGCCGGCGGTGCAATGAAAAACGGTGGGTGGCACTATTTACATGTTTAACCGTACGAGCTGTACATGTTGAAGTAGTCCACACGTTGTCAACTGAGTCATGTAGACTGGCGATTCGTCGTTTCATATCCCGGAGAGGGGCACCGCAACAGATATTTAGTGACAACGGTACCAATTTCCGGGGAGCTGCTCGCGAGATTGCCGATGAGATCAAATTTATTAATCGGGAACTGGCCAGTACGTTCACCAATGCTGAAATCGAGTGGGTGTTCAACCCGCCCTCCGCTCCCCACATGGGAGGTGTGTGGGAGCGGAAGGTACGCTCAATCAAGGATGCGTTCAAATGTCTACACCACAAGCAACATTTGAATGACGAGGAATTGATGACCTTTTTAACCGAAGCGGAGATGATTGTTAACTCCCATCCGTTGACTTTCGTGCCGCTAGAAGACTCTACAGAAGAAGCAATTACCCCCTACAACTTCCTGCTGATGAGTTCGAGTGGCACCAACACttcaatttctgggggaatccatgAAGATACCTCTTGAGGTATCTGTctcaagaagaatttttgaatgaatcacaGTAGGTAATCCTAGATGATTTTCGTGATTAATATATGAAGTTATTCTTGGGGATATCGcaggaaatcacaggaggaattcctggagaaattattgcggAATCATAAGaggattctggaagaacttcttcttcacagaaaaaagtttttgaaggaatccttgaagggcatttctggaagtattccaagagaaatctttaTGGgagtcctcttggaatttctccacaaatgctgatggaattcctctaaaaaatcttgagagatttctccaagggttccaaaagaaatttctcatCAGATATGCCTACTAGAATTCATCTGAGAATTCTTGCTGGAGTTTCACAAGCATTttcagctgggatttctccagtaattgctctTGGGAGTCCTCAAATCAAGCTTCAGAGCGGTTTGTTGTACATACAGTAATAATGTTACTTGGAAAAGCTCTGACGTAACTTCTCGAAGtgctttttcaaaagttttccagaagcttctcaaagactgggaatttcaggaggaacaatTCTTCCGGGTTCTAAATCCTTTAAAGCAAGTCAAAAGCTTCCTTACAAATtgttgtaagaattttaaaatttataCAGGGATAACTATAGTGCGCTATGAGTTTCATCTGTTTTTTTAAGGATTATCTTAATAAGTTCATTAAGAACTCCTCAAGATGTTCATCGTATACTTTGTCATGGAATTTCTtcgcttcctccatgaattatacAAGGAACACAAGCTTTCGTAGGAATTCTACCAAGTAATCcattagaatttcctccagagattaaacTAGAAGTTGCTGTAGcaactttttcaggagttttatctacagaattctttcaggagttgctccagattttccttcgaaaattccttcagaaaacaatACCTATTAACAATGTAacaattgcttcagcaatttccttagaagtttttttttcagcaatttgtcCGAAATCTctagcaggaatttctccgtaagttttctaaaaaatcaatCGAGAATTTCTGTAGGTAATCCTACATAAACAGTTTATTTAGGAAAAAAAGATTTCCCTGCACTACAttgaaacttccagaggaatttgtaaataaacttctggaagaaattactggaggatgcatacaggaaattttgaaggaactttctTTTAGTATCACTTCCAGCAGCTgcaggagaaattttgaaagaaattttcaagatTATTGCAGAGACTCCcgtagaagttctggaggaattcctaaaagggtttctaaagaaactccagaagcgacatctgaaaaaaaaatctgcagcgaAAATTCTACAGGTTGCAGGAACTTCGGAAAGAATATCTACAGgagcaggaactcctgggagacATTCATGCATTAATTACCTATTGGAGGAATTTgattttggagaatttttagGAAGATTGACCTAATAAACAGTGTAAACTAGCAGGCTTTACCGTTGttaataaaattacaattacaattacaaagactcctgaagggattcgtgGGAACATTCGGAACTATTCGAGGAGTAGTTTTTGAACGAACTCTTGCAGCAAttgttggaggaactccttcaaaaactccacAATACACTTTCCAAATAATTCGTAAAACTCAGGAGCAGCATTTCCTCGagtcttgaaaaaatctcgaaagaaacatctgaataaattcctgtagtTACTTCTAGAAAGATATCTGAGAGAACTATTGCAGAAGGAAATTCTCAGCGTTTCTAGCAGAGTATTTAAAGGGTAACGGCTTAAGGAGTTCATAGGTCCAGTAAGATAACAATAGTTTTAATGTAATAAGGTCTGAGGTGTTCACTTACTTGAATGGGCAAATACAGCCGGATGAGTTTCTCTGCATCTTCTTCTAAAGGCGGTCCCGTTATGCTTACCATTTCAGCGAAAACCGAAGTCAGATCTGGACCATCTTGCAGGCACAGCCTGCATATGGATTCCATCTCCATTTCAATTTGGTGGGAACTTAAAATAAAGTTTGTAAGTAAATACCCTTCAAAAGTGAAAAAAACCGCCGCTTTTTACCTGGTTTGTCTCGAAAAATCTTGTGAAATGCTTTGGTTGATCTTGTACCAGCGAAAAGAAGCGCAATCAGCTGTTGTCTTGTAAACATTGAAGCCTCTACTGTCTGTTGATGTTCCGAGGCAAATGTCGGCTATGTCGACGCTCGCATCATGAATGAATCCATTCGTGTCTTTTTGCACGTGTGTTGGTGATACATAGCAAGACTGTTGATCCGCGAGACTTCGGATAGTAAACAAAACCACGCGCGCGTCCTGACCGTTCTAGTGTTTCTCCGTAGTAAAAAGTGCGAAACAACGATAATCGATGGAACTCCTATCGGACGAAGGTCTACGGCTCGACGGACGACGAGCCAACGAGCTCCGGCGCATTCAATGCAAGCTGGGTGTGTTCAGCCAGCCGGATGGCAGCGCTTACATCGAACAAGGCAACACTAAAGTGCTGGCGGCGGTTTACGGCCCCCATCAGGCCCCGGCCAAGAAAAGCAGCCACGAAGAAGTGATCGTCAACTGCCAGTACAGTATGGCCACATTCTCCACCGGGGAACGTAAGCGGCGGCCCCGAGGCGATCGGAAAAGCCAGGAAATGACCATCCATCTGCAGCAGGCGCTGAGTGCGGCCATCAAGACCGAACTGTATCCGAAATCGCAGATCGACGTCTACATCGAGGTGCTGATGGCGGACGGGGGTAACTATTGTGCTTCGGTCAATGCAGCAACCCTAGCGCTGATCGACGCGGGCATCTGCCTGAAGGAGTACGTTTGCGCTTGCACTGCCTCGCTGGCCGGGAAAATCCCACTGATGGATGTGTCTAATCTGGAGGAAATGAGTGGCGGACCAACGCTAACGGTGGCGTCGTTGCCCAGCAGCGGAAAAATTGCATTTATGGAAATGTCCCAGCGGTTCCACTTGGACCATTTGCCCAAGGTGCTGGAAACGGCACTGCAAGGCTGCCGAGAGGTTCAGAAAATCATCGACCAAGCCGTCCGGGAGCATGTGACTCAACTGGGGCAAGCCGGGGATTGGGGAAGTTTAGCTAAATAAAAGTCGAGTGTTTTTCAACTGATTAACAATGGATTGTTTGAATTGTTTTAATGAAGGAATTTTTTATCTGAATCACAACTATACATTTACTATTGCTCTACTTAGTTTCTATGGTGCTGTTAATAATTTCCATCAACTGCTTCTTCCGGTGCATGGCTTGCAGTTTCGCAATCATATCTTCCAACTGGGGTCCACCTTCGAGGAACGCTTTTAAATTGTGCGTAGTTCCACCGTCAACTCtatggtcggtgatgcgatcttgGTTGTAGTTGTAAGTACGGATTTTCTCGTTCCTCAAGCTAGACCCCACTTGGGACTTCTTCATCGAATTTGCTGCGGTGAACTTGCTCTCCAGTTCCTGCTGGGTGAGTTTGGCCAGAAGTTTCTGTTTGGCAATTTCCTT contains:
- the LOC134289469 gene encoding uncharacterized protein LOC134289469, translating into MSSAAMQSVNHCKACNRPDHADDMVACDICGTWFHYTCAGVQASICNKPWHCGYCSSRDDGTNSSAISVSSGSSNARLQLRQLEESKALEDRLLLQQAERERAFLAEKHQLEAEIQSDKQLRGSTSSFRSRHSARSRHSYRSEVRAWINESVDTPAKTVDHQPGASTSTPIVSTGNVVLAVPEQQTVSAPPVSSLDHPMVAQGLGNQPPFVHPNVGQVTSILPPSNLPSVVAPVVSVANRDPPRTMTNCTTIHPPEQSCSVPLSNVVHQEQQKQHPLHRPNRQLPPTVLSGPKQPVLSGSNPLGSHVSARVRCGSQAQLPDAQLPRMQHQIHQRFQPCGQQTGQPFPPTLNQNASSFPAQWPRNASVTFVDNQQYFPTANQIPVVQPIGASHPINFYQPSYPRWSTESVPLQQSSTTVGNVAGTYASEPQLDPAGHSNQQTLFGQASSFHRAQAAEGILSAQQLAARQVVSRELPKFSGDPLEWPMFINAFESTTAMCGIQPDENLARLQKSLVGAAREKVQSILTLPTAIPEIIETLRDECGRPEQLVH
- the LOC109424687 gene encoding exosome complex component RRP41 encodes the protein MELLSDEGLRLDGRRANELRRIQCKLGVFSQPDGSAYIEQGNTKVLAAVYGPHQAPAKKSSHEEVIVNCQYSMATFSTGERKRRPRGDRKSQEMTIHLQQALSAAIKTELYPKSQIDVYIEVLMADGGNYCASVNAATLALIDAGICLKEYVCACTASLAGKIPLMDVSNLEEMSGGPTLTVASLPSSGKIAFMEMSQRFHLDHLPKVLETALQGCREVQKIIDQAVREHVTQLGQAGDWGSLAK